TGTACGATCACATACTCGTGCCCACCGACGGGAGTAACCCGGCAACGGCCGCAGTCGAAGAGGGAATCGAACTTGCCCGGCAAAACGACGCCGCGATCCACGCGCTGTACGTAGTCGAACCGATTCCGCTCGGTCAATTCTCCGCCGGTCCCGGCCCGGCCTCCTCGGAGTGGGGCGATGTCGTAGAGGAACAGCGAAACGAAGGTGATGCGGCCACGTCCGACGTTGCCGACCGTGCGAGCGAGTACGACCTCGAGGTCGTCGAGGCGATCGAGCACGGCAAGCCACACGTCCAGATCATCGAGTACGCCAACGAACACGATATCGATGCGATCGTCATGGGCACCCACGGTCGTTCCGGGGCGAATCGACTCGTTCTCGGAAGCGTCACCGAAAACGTCGTGCGAAAGAGCGAGGTTCCAGTCCTTACCGTCCGAGAGTGACGCGGCGATCCAGCACTAGTAGTCACTGAAAATCGCTGCACACCCGATCGCACGAGGGCGTTTCGATCGGTGTCTCAATCGTTTCAGTTGTTACTATACTCGTGTGACCGTCACGCTACCGGCGCGAGTGCGGCCGGCGGCTCACTCGAGGGACTCCCGCCCGTCTCCTCGATCACGTATCGCTGTCCGAGCATCGGATCGAGTAAGCTGTCGACCTCGCCGCGGTCGTCCCGGAGGACCGGTGCGTCGGGGTCCGGATCGCCCAGGTGGTTGTCGATCTGGTCCGCGAGGTCGACGCTCAGTTCGCGGTCCTCGTTGCGCTCTTGGAGGTCGGCCTCGGCGAACCCGTTCTCCTCGTTCGTCGCCACGATCTGGATGTTCTGGATGGCACTCGAGTCGGAGGTCCGGAAGGCGTACGTGTCGGGGAAGACCTCGTCCATCGTCCCCTGCTGGGCGTGATAGAACTCCGCGGCCGGCCCGTTCGGCGCGGCGATAACGTTAGCGTGGAAGATGCCGTCGTCGGTCAGCCGCTCGCTCACGAGGTCCATGAACTCCACGGTGGTCAGGTGGAAGGGGACCTGATCCTGTTTGTAGGCGTCGAGGACGATCAGGTCGTAGGTTTCGTCGGTGTTCTGGAGGAACTGCCGACCGTCGTAGACGTGTGAGGTCATGTTCTCGTCGTGCTCGAGGCCGAAGTAGTCCTCGGCGGCGTCGGTGACCTCGGGATCGATTTCGACCACGTCGATGTCGACGTCGTACTGTTCCTCGAAGTCCTGCGGGCCGGTGTAGCCACCGCCGCCGATGAACAGGACGTTATCGACGTCTTCGACGTCGTCGGTCATGAGCATCGGCAGGTGAAAATAGGTCGTGTACTCGAAGACGTGTCGGTCGGGGTCCTCGAGGTCCACCGCGCTATGTCGCGCGCCGTCTAAGTACATCGTCCGCTCGTTGCCGTCGTCGACGATCTCGAGTTCCTGATGGGCCGTCTGGGTCTGGTAGACGACGTCGCCGCGGTGGTCGATGGCGACCGGCCCGGCACCGGTCGCGGCGACCAGCAGGAGGAGGACGACGACGCTCGTGAGGACGGGTTTCCGCGGGAGCGTGGGGAGGTTGAGTACGACCGCCGTGCCGACGAGGATGAGTCCGAACAGGAGCCCGATCCCGTCGATACTCAGCCCCGGAATAAGGACGAACGTGGTCGCTCCCGAGCCGAGGATGCTGCCGATCGTCCCCAGCGCGTAGACGTGTCCCGACGCCTCGCCGGTTCCGCGCTTCTGTGAGAGTTCCGCGGCGTAGGGGCTGATGAAGCCGAGCAGGTACGTCGGCGGCCCGAAGAGGATGATCGCTGCCGGGAGCGCGGCGTACCGCGGGGGCAACGCGAGCGTCGCCGTATACCGCAGGAGAAAGTCGCTCGCGTAGATCACAACCGCGACGTACACCGCCGTTCCGAGCAACAGCCACGACATCTCCCGGTTCGTCGCGGTGCTGGCTCGCTTCCCGCCCTGCCAGTAGCCGAGGCTCAACGCGGCGAGGACGACCGTCAGAATCCCGCCGACGGTGTAGATGTGGCTGCCGAACTGCGGGGCGATGAGTCGGACGGCCAGAATCTCGAGACCCATGCTGGTGACCCCCGAGACGAAGACGGCGAGTTCGGGTTTCGTGGGTCGATAGTTCGCGGCGGTCCGCACGTCCATTACCCGATCGGAATGGGTCCCGCCGTGAGTACTTGTCGTCTCGGTAGCGGTCCGGGACGCTTTGCGGGGTCCATTACGGCCGCGTGATAACGTGCGTGAGCACGAACACCGCAATCGCGACGACGGCGACGGTCACGACGCCGAACTCGAGGGCCCCGACGAGATCCGCACCCCAGACGAACATGGCGGCGAACAGCGCCGACAGCACCGCGTTCAGCAGGACCAGTACACGCGGGTCACCCTCCGAAGACTCGAGTCCCTCTTTCAACCCGTCCGGGTCGGCGTCAGGGTCTGCCATGGCTGAATACGCGAACGTCGCCCACTTATCCGTTTCCCTGTCGGAGTCGGCCATCGCACACTCGGCGACACGGGCATTTATATCGGTTCCCACGAAGGTGGCCGATATGCGCGAGGTGACGGTCTCTCGAGTCCTCGATGCCTCACCGGTCGTGGTGGCCCGGTGGCTCGATCCGCCGACCATCGTCGAAGCCGAGGGAAGTTTCACCGTCGAGACGATCGACGAGCAAGGGAACGCGACGGTCGTCGTCGCCAGCGGTCCCGGCATGCAACTGCCGCTGCGGTTCGAGGAGCGCGACGAATCGATCTATTACACCCAGGAGGGCGAACAGGGACCGTTCTCCCACATGGAGACGTGGATCGACCTCGAGGACGTGCCCTCGGGCACGCGGGTCACGATTCGGTCGTCGGTCTCGCTCGCCGCACCGATTCCTTTCGGGGATCGATTGGCCGCCTGGAAACGGAAGGGCGAACTGAAACGAGCGCTCGACGCGCTCGTCGAGGAGTTCGGCGACGTCGAATAAATCGCGGCCGCGAAATCGATTCGGGGCTCTTGTAGCACCACCGAAACCGGTCAGGGTTCTCGGAGGACGACACCGTCGCCGTCGTCCGCCTCGCTCGGGAACGGGTTCTCGAGAACGTTTTCCTCGCCCCACTCTTCGTCCGTGACGAGACAGTCTTCGAGCGACGCCTCGAGACGATCCTCGTCGGTGTCGGTGCCGATGAAGACCAGTTCCGTCCGTCGGTCGCCGTGCTCGTCGTGCCACTCGAGGGTCGGTCGGTTGGAGCGGTAGAGATCCTGTTGCACCTCCGGGAGGGCGGCGATCCACGGACCGCTGGTGGTCGCGCGGACGGACGGTCCCGCGTGGGAAACGTCTATTTTGACGTCTCGCCCGGCGATCCAGACGACTCCCTTCGAGCGGACGATCCCGTCGGAAAGCTCCCGGAGGAACGACGCGAACCGTTCGGGGTGGAACGGCCGTCGGGCGCGGAAGACGACGGAGTCGACGCCGTAGACCTCGTCGGGGTGGCGGTGACCGTGGTCGTGGCCGTGGCCGTGTTCCTCGTGCGTATGGTCGTGGCCGTCTGCTCCGTGGTCGTGGGCGCTGTCTCCATCCTCACTCTCGTCCGCCAGCGCGCGCTGCCAGCCGGCAATCTCCCCCATTCGATCCGGATCGAAGAGGTCGACGCCGAGCACCCGGTCGGGATCGACGGCGCTGAACTCCGTGCGGACGATCTCGGCGTCCGGCTGGAGCGCTCGGACCAGCGCTTCGGCCTCCTCGAGTTCCGCGGCCGAACAGAGGTCGGTCTTGTTGCACAAGACGAGGTTCGCGACCTCGAGTTGCTCGATCATGAGGTCCGAGAGCGGTCGCGTCGCCTCGTCGTCTTCGTCGCCCGCGACCGACCCCTGCCGTTCGGGCACCTCGTCGCCGGCGAAGCAGTCGAGAAAGCGCCGAGTGTCGAGGACGGTCACGAGCGCGTCGATATCGTAGCTGGCGGCCACTCGCGAGGTGGTCGTAAACAGCCGCGCGACCGGTTCGGGCTCCGAGATTCCCGAGGACTCGACGAGCAGGTGATTGAAGTCGCGCTCGCGGGCGAGTCGAACCACCGCGGTCTCGAGGTCGTCCTGCAGTTCACAGCAGATACAGCCGTTCGAGAGTTCGGCGACGCCGTCCTCGAGATCGAGGTCGGAGCCCTCGGCGACCAGTTCGGCGTCGACGTTGACCTCGCCCATATCGTTGACCAGGACGGCGAGGTCGCGTTCGCCCGCGTTCTTCAGCAGGTGGTTGAGGAGCGTCGTTTTCCCCGCGCCGAGGTTCCCCGAGAGTACGGTGACGGGAATGCCGCCGGATTCGGATGACATACCCGAGAGGTTGTGACTCGAGGGTCAAGAAGCGTCGTGTTGTGGCCGATACGCCTCGCAGAGGAGGGGACCGACGCGACAGCTTTTTGCCTTCGGGCCCGAGCATGACCGACGATGACACTCGCCGATCGGATCGCGTCGTTCCGGGAGACACTCGAGGAGTGGCTTCGCGGACTCTTCCACGGGATGTTCACGCACCCGGCCTACGAGAAGATCGAGGCCGAAGCCGAAGACACGGAGGACGCGTTCATGTTGGCGTGTTTCCCCGACGCCTTCGGCATTCCGAGTCCCGTCTCCTACTACACGGCCGAACTGCTGCCCTACCTCGAGGACGAGTATCAGGCCTGGGAACGGCGCATGTGGGACCGCCAATCCGTAATCGAGCGCAAGGGCCACCAGTACCACTTCTGATCGATGGCAACGTTCACCTTCTTCGGCGGCAAGGGCGGCGTCGGCAAGACGACCGTCTCGAGTGCCTACGCACTCGAGTGCGTCGAGGCCGGACTCGAGACGCTCGTCGTCTCGACGGACCCGGCCCACAGCACGGCCGACGTCTTCGATCAGGAGTTCAGCGACGAGCCACAGCCCGTCGAGGGTTACGACGGGCTCTCGGCGATGGAGATCGATCCGGAACAGGAGGTCCAGGACCACCTGATGGACCTGCGCCGACAGTTGAACTCGCAACTGTCGGCGGCGATGGTCAACGAGGTCGACATCCAACTCGAGATGGCTCACCAGACGCCGGGGGCCTACGAGGCTGCCCTCTTCGACCGGTTCGTCGAGGTCATGCGGAACGCCGATCCCTACGACCGGGTGGTGTTCGACACCTCGCCGACCGGGTCGACGCTCCGCCTGCTCGCCCTGCCGGAGCTCCTCGAGCGCTGGATCGACCGGCTGATGGACAAACGCCGGCGCAGCATCGATCTCTTCGAGAAGGCCGCGATCGGCAATCAGGAGCCCCGGCGCGTGATGGAGGGCGACCCGATCCTCGCGCGCCTGCAGGGGCGCAAAGAACGCTTCGAGTTCGCCGGCGAGGTGCTGCGCGAGGACGCCTCCTTTTACCTCGTCCTCAATCCTGACGAGCTCTCGATCCGGGAAACCGCCCGGTCGCTCGAAACGCTCGGCGAGGCCGAGTTGCCCGTGCGCGGGCTCGTCGTCAACCGATTGACGCCCGAACCGGAGCCCCACGAGGAGGGCCGCGGTGCGACCTACCTCCGCGATCGGGTCGAGACCGAACGCGAGCGTCTGGAGTACATCGAACGGGAGTTCGACACGCCAGTGGTTGCGACCATCGAGACGCGCGTCGCGGAAGTTCGAGGGAGTATCCTCGAGGACGTCGCCGGCGAACTCGAGATTTCGGTCGGTGATGACCAACCGCGGACGACCTGATCGGGCTGTTCGAACGCACGATCGTCCGGCTCTTTCGAACGAGAGTGTCCAGTCGTTTTACAGAAATCGGCGTTTTCGGCGGTAACTGGTCATATGATCAGGGCTAGAGCAAACCACAATAAATTATATTTATAATGCTCCCGTTCAACAGACGGTTAGGGAGACAATACCATGGCAGGTGTAATCTGGATCGTGGCACTGGTGCTGACGACGTTTACCGTCGCGTACATCGGGTACGGTCGGTACCTCTCGCAGTTCGTGGGGTTAGACGACAGTCGGGAGACGCCAGCACACAAGTACCAAGACGGACAGGAGTACGTCCCGGCGAAGAAGCCGGTACTACTGGGGCATCACTATTCGAGTATTGCGGGCGGCGCACCCGTCGTCGGGCCGATCACGGCCGCACTGGTCTGGGGCTGGATCCCGGCCGTGCTGTGGGTCGCGATCGGGAACCCGCTGATGGGCGCGGTTCACGACTTCATCTCGCTGTCGAGCAGCCTTCGACACGAGGGGAAGTCGATCGGCTACATCATCGGCGAGTACGTCGGTGAACGGGGCAAAAACATGCTCCTGTGGTTCGCGTTCTTACTGACGATCCTCGTCGTGGCGGTGTTCGCACTCGTCATCGGGGTCGTGCTGAACGCGTACCCGTCGGCAGCGACCGCGAGCCTGCTGTACATTACGCTCGCGTTCATCTTCGGGATCTGGCTGTACCAGATGGGGCTGCCGTTCTCGGTCGGGACGGTCGTCTTCGTTGCGGGCGTCTTCGCGTCGGTCTGGGTCGGCATCCAGTACCCGCTCGCGATCGTCCCTGGCGAGTATCCCGAGGGCACGATTGTTCTGCTCGAGTCGGCGCTGTTCTTCCCGGAACTGCTCGACAGCGCGAACATCGGTGCGTGGGTGCTGATAATACTCGTATACGGGGCCGCTGCGAGCGTCCTACCGGTATGGATGCTGTTGCAGCCGCGTGACTACCTTTCGTCGTTT
Above is a window of Natronorubrum tibetense GA33 DNA encoding:
- a CDS encoding universal stress protein yields the protein MYDHILVPTDGSNPATAAVEEGIELARQNDAAIHALYVVEPIPLGQFSAGPGPASSEWGDVVEEQRNEGDAATSDVADRASEYDLEVVEAIEHGKPHVQIIEYANEHDIDAIVMGTHGRSGANRLVLGSVTENVVRKSEVPVLTVRE
- a CDS encoding spermidine synthase, translating into MDVRTAANYRPTKPELAVFVSGVTSMGLEILAVRLIAPQFGSHIYTVGGILTVVLAALSLGYWQGGKRASTATNREMSWLLLGTAVYVAVVIYASDFLLRYTATLALPPRYAALPAAIILFGPPTYLLGFISPYAAELSQKRGTGEASGHVYALGTIGSILGSGATTFVLIPGLSIDGIGLLFGLILVGTAVVLNLPTLPRKPVLTSVVVLLLLVAATGAGPVAIDHRGDVVYQTQTAHQELEIVDDGNERTMYLDGARHSAVDLEDPDRHVFEYTTYFHLPMLMTDDVEDVDNVLFIGGGGYTGPQDFEEQYDVDIDVVEIDPEVTDAAEDYFGLEHDENMTSHVYDGRQFLQNTDETYDLIVLDAYKQDQVPFHLTTVEFMDLVSERLTDDGIFHANVIAAPNGPAAEFYHAQQGTMDEVFPDTYAFRTSDSSAIQNIQIVATNEENGFAEADLQERNEDRELSVDLADQIDNHLGDPDPDAPVLRDDRGEVDSLLDPMLGQRYVIEETGGSPSSEPPAALAPVA
- a CDS encoding SRPBCC family protein → MREVTVSRVLDASPVVVARWLDPPTIVEAEGSFTVETIDEQGNATVVVASGPGMQLPLRFEERDESIYYTQEGEQGPFSHMETWIDLEDVPSGTRVTIRSSVSLAAPIPFGDRLAAWKRKGELKRALDALVEEFGDVE
- a CDS encoding CobW family GTP-binding protein gives rise to the protein MSSESGGIPVTVLSGNLGAGKTTLLNHLLKNAGERDLAVLVNDMGEVNVDAELVAEGSDLDLEDGVAELSNGCICCELQDDLETAVVRLARERDFNHLLVESSGISEPEPVARLFTTTSRVAASYDIDALVTVLDTRRFLDCFAGDEVPERQGSVAGDEDDEATRPLSDLMIEQLEVANLVLCNKTDLCSAAELEEAEALVRALQPDAEIVRTEFSAVDPDRVLGVDLFDPDRMGEIAGWQRALADESEDGDSAHDHGADGHDHTHEEHGHGHDHGHRHPDEVYGVDSVVFRARRPFHPERFASFLRELSDGIVRSKGVVWIAGRDVKIDVSHAGPSVRATTSGPWIAALPEVQQDLYRSNRPTLEWHDEHGDRRTELVFIGTDTDEDRLEASLEDCLVTDEEWGEENVLENPFPSEADDGDGVVLREP
- a CDS encoding ArsA family ATPase; its protein translation is MATFTFFGGKGGVGKTTVSSAYALECVEAGLETLVVSTDPAHSTADVFDQEFSDEPQPVEGYDGLSAMEIDPEQEVQDHLMDLRRQLNSQLSAAMVNEVDIQLEMAHQTPGAYEAALFDRFVEVMRNADPYDRVVFDTSPTGSTLRLLALPELLERWIDRLMDKRRRSIDLFEKAAIGNQEPRRVMEGDPILARLQGRKERFEFAGEVLREDASFYLVLNPDELSIRETARSLETLGEAELPVRGLVVNRLTPEPEPHEEGRGATYLRDRVETERERLEYIEREFDTPVVATIETRVAEVRGSILEDVAGELEISVGDDQPRTT